The following nucleotide sequence is from uncultured Draconibacterium sp..
TGACAAATTGTTCGCAAAACATACTGTAAACGAATTAAATAATAGAAGAATGAACTTCATTGGAATTATACCAGCTCGTTATCAATCCTCACGATTTCCGGGAAAGCCGCTGGCAAAAATAAAGGACAAACCTATGATTCAGTGGGTGTATGAAAATGCATCAAAAGCCCTTCCCTATGTTTGTGTCGCTACCGACGACGATCGTATTTTCGAAGCAGTAAAAACATTTGGCGGCGAAGTAGTAAAAACACTGTCTTCGCATCAAAGTGGCACCGACCGCTGTGCCGAGGCAGCATTAATAATTGCCAAAAAGCACCCTGTAGATATCGTGGTAAACATACAAGGAGACGAGCCTTTTGTAAAACCGGAACAAATTGAATTGATTAAGTCGTGTTTTGAAAGCGAAACAGAAATTGCCACACTGGTAAAAAAAGTAAATTCACAAGAGGAACTTTTTAATCCGAACCGCCCAAAAGTGGTGCTCGACAAAAACGATTTTGCCTTGTATTTTAGCCGCTCTCCCATTCCGTATTTCCGTGGAGAAGAAAATAAAAACTGGGTAAAAAAACATACATTCTGGAGCCACATTGGCATGTATGCTTTTAAGGCCGACGTATTACAAAAAATAACTCAGCTTGAGCAAGGAAAACTGGAACTGGCCGAATCGCTGGA
It contains:
- the kdsB gene encoding 3-deoxy-manno-octulosonate cytidylyltransferase, whose translation is MNFIGIIPARYQSSRFPGKPLAKIKDKPMIQWVYENASKALPYVCVATDDDRIFEAVKTFGGEVVKTLSSHQSGTDRCAEAALIIAKKHPVDIVVNIQGDEPFVKPEQIELIKSCFESETEIATLVKKVNSQEELFNPNRPKVVLDKNDFALYFSRSPIPYFRGEENKNWVKKHTFWSHIGMYAFKADVLQKITQLEQGKLELAESLEQLRWLENGYKIKTAETTSATIGIDTPEDLEAALQLF